From one Streptomyces mobaraensis genomic stretch:
- a CDS encoding N-acetylneuraminate synthase family protein, with the protein MASTATLISPAARTRHLGDRPVGPGHPVYITGEIGINHNGDLGTALALVDAAADAGCDAVKFQKRTPEVCTPRSQWELERDTPWGRMTYIDYRHRVEFGEDEYRRIDAHCRERGIAWFASPWDVESVAFLEKFDLPAHKVASASLTDDELLRTLRATGRAIVLSTGMSTPKQIRHAVEVLGSENIVLCHATSTYPARASELNLRVIHTLQAEYPNVPIGYSGHETGLQTTLAAVALGAAFVERHITLDRAMWGSDQAASVEPGGLQRLVRDIRVVEESLGDGVKRVYESELAPMRKLRRVPGVVAQADERAEGAEGPEGAHGSGRTDRTDRTDPAGDREPAAV; encoded by the coding sequence ATGGCCTCCACCGCCACCCTCATCAGCCCCGCCGCTCGCACCCGCCACCTGGGCGACCGTCCCGTCGGCCCCGGTCACCCCGTCTACATCACCGGCGAGATCGGCATCAACCACAACGGTGACCTCGGTACCGCGCTCGCCCTCGTCGACGCCGCGGCGGACGCGGGCTGTGACGCGGTCAAGTTCCAGAAGAGGACCCCGGAGGTCTGCACTCCGCGCAGCCAATGGGAACTCGAAAGGGACACGCCCTGGGGCCGGATGACGTACATCGACTACCGCCACCGGGTGGAGTTCGGGGAAGACGAATACCGCAGGATCGACGCGCACTGCCGGGAGCGCGGCATCGCCTGGTTCGCGTCGCCGTGGGACGTCGAGTCCGTCGCCTTCCTGGAGAAGTTCGACCTCCCGGCCCACAAGGTCGCCTCCGCCTCGCTCACCGACGACGAACTCCTGCGCACCCTGCGTGCCACCGGCCGCGCGATCGTACTGTCCACCGGGATGTCCACCCCGAAGCAGATCCGGCACGCCGTCGAGGTGCTGGGCAGCGAGAACATCGTGCTCTGCCACGCCACTTCCACCTACCCGGCCCGCGCCTCCGAGCTCAACCTCCGCGTCATCCACACCCTCCAGGCCGAGTACCCCAACGTCCCCATCGGCTACTCCGGTCACGAGACCGGTCTCCAGACCACCCTGGCCGCCGTCGCCCTCGGCGCCGCCTTCGTCGAGCGGCACATCACCCTCGACCGCGCCATGTGGGGCTCCGACCAGGCCGCCTCCGTCGAACCCGGCGGCCTGCAGCGGCTGGTGCGCGACATCCGGGTGGTCGAGGAGTCCCTGGGGGACGGAGTGAAGCGGGTGTACGAGAGCGAACTGGCGCCGATGCGGAAGCTCCGCCGGGTGCCGGGCGTCGTCGCGCAGGCGGACGAACGGGCCGAGGGCGCCGAGGGGCCCGAAGGGGCCCACGGGAGCGGCCGGACCGACCGGACCGACCGTACCGACCCCGCCGGTGACCGCGAACCGGCCGCGGTCTGA